One Candidatus Peregrinibacteria bacterium DNA segment encodes these proteins:
- the rplC gene encoding 50S ribosomal protein L3 produces MMPGILGKKIGMTRLIQDDGCVIPLTVIECAPNTVVQVKTVEKDGYPALVLGFDALKKPTKNKKFRFMREFRTEGGDYKAGDMVTLDQFEIGEHAKITSTSKGKGFQGVMKRHHFRGGPRTHGSHFMREPGAIGARARPGKVFKGMKMAGHMGLDTVTLEDAELVYVDKTKNLLGIKGPVAGTKGSLVIIRKHAR; encoded by the coding sequence ATTATGCCAGGAATACTCGGCAAAAAAATCGGTATGACCCGTCTCATCCAAGACGACGGCTGTGTGATCCCCCTTACAGTAATAGAATGCGCCCCCAACACGGTGGTGCAAGTCAAAACTGTAGAAAAGGATGGATATCCGGCGCTAGTCCTTGGGTTCGATGCACTTAAGAAACCCACTAAGAACAAGAAATTCCGCTTCATGCGTGAATTCCGCACTGAAGGTGGGGATTACAAAGCAGGAGACATGGTAACGCTCGACCAATTCGAAATTGGAGAGCATGCCAAGATCACGAGCACTTCTAAAGGTAAAGGTTTCCAAGGAGTTATGAAGCGCCACCACTTCCGTGGAGGACCTCGTACTCACGGTTCTCACTTCATGCGCGAACCAGGAGCCATCGGAGCACGTGCTCGTCCCGGTAAAGTCTTCAAAGGGATGAAGATGGCCGGCCATATGGGCCTGGACACCGTTACTCTTGAAGACGCAGAACTTGTCTACGTAGACAAGACCAAGAACCTTCTCGGGATCAAAGGTCCTGTAGCAGGAACCAAGGGTTCACTCGTAATCATTCGCAAGCATGCACGTTAG
- the rpsJ gene encoding 30S ribosomal protein S10, producing the protein MAKQKIRIKIKSFDHKVIDEAARLILETAEKTGAIVMGPIPLPTDIEKFTVLKSTFVHKNARDQYEMRTHKRLIDITETTSATIEELSNLSLPSGVDIEIKMIMEASEEKEKEKEKEKESAKKAPAKKAATKKSSK; encoded by the coding sequence ATGGCTAAGCAAAAGATTCGTATCAAGATCAAGTCCTTTGACCACAAGGTCATCGACGAAGCCGCTCGTCTCATTCTCGAAACCGCAGAAAAAACCGGCGCCATCGTCATGGGTCCCATTCCCCTGCCCACTGACATCGAAAAATTCACAGTGCTCAAGTCCACCTTCGTTCACAAAAACGCCCGTGACCAATATGAAATGCGCACCCATAAGCGCCTCATCGACATCACCGAGACCACTTCTGCCACCATCGAAGAGCTGTCCAACTTGTCTCTTCCTTCTGGAGTGGACATCGAAATCAAGATGATCATGGAAGCCAGTGAAGAAAAAGAAAAAGAAAAAGAAAAAGAAAAGGAAAGTGCAAAGAAAGCTCCTGCAAAGAAAGCTGCAACAAAAAAGAGCAGCAAGTAA